The following are encoded together in the Candidatus Thorarchaeota archaeon genome:
- the nikR gene encoding nickel-responsive transcriptional regulator NikR, whose translation MELKRFGVSIPEDLLHQFDEIVERRGYVGRSEAIRDAMRLYISDSQWESGDEVLGAALNVVYEHRPKLMSEMVAAQHAARATVISTIHVHLTLSRCFEVIVIQGKREEIQDLADKISGLAGIQYVRIFTFSLPSPMEESHHHSP comes from the coding sequence TTGGAACTCAAGAGGTTTGGGGTCTCGATACCCGAGGATCTCCTGCACCAGTTCGACGAGATAGTTGAGAGAAGAGGCTATGTGGGCCGTTCGGAGGCGATAAGGGACGCGATGCGACTCTATATATCGGACTCGCAGTGGGAGTCAGGGGACGAGGTGCTAGGGGCCGCATTGAACGTCGTCTATGAGCACAGACCGAAACTCATGTCAGAGATGGTTGCGGCACAGCATGCCGCGAGGGCGACTGTGATCTCAACAATCCACGTACATCTGACACTCTCGCGCTGCTTCGAGGTGATAGTGATACAAGGCAAGAGAGAGGAGATTCAAGACTTGGCTGACAAGATCTCAGGTCTAGCAGGGATTCAATATGTGAGGATATTCACCTTCTCGCTACCCAGTCCCATGGAGGAGAGCCATCACCACTCGCCATAG